In Arachis hypogaea cultivar Tifrunner chromosome 2, arahy.Tifrunner.gnm2.J5K5, whole genome shotgun sequence, a genomic segment contains:
- the LOC112750419 gene encoding beta-glucosidase 11: protein MWKKGFVVVELLLLMLVCSPVLLVVDGLRRDEYPPHFVFGASTSAYQVEGAADEDGRKPSIWDTFAHAGNANMYKGDGDIACDQYHKYKEDVQLMAKMGLDAYRFSISWSRLIPDGKGPINQKGLQYYNNLINELISHGIQAHVTLYHWDLPQTLEDEYGGWVNKKIVRDFTAFANVCFREFGDRVKHWTTINEGNVFSQGGYDIGFLPPQHCSPSSIFNCSKGNSSTEPYLVTHNMLLAHASAATLYRSKYQDKQHGFIGFNLLAFGFVPLTNTSEDIIAAQRAQDFFLGWFLSPFIFGDYPETMKKNVGSRLPIFTKSESNLVKGSIDFVGINFYYSYFVKDNPRSLYIKDRDYTADMAVELTAYTSEETSKDEAQIIPWTLEGLLDSLKNIYGDFPIYIHENGLQTHRNSSLEDWPRIKYLQEYIGSILDMLRNGHDIRGYFVWSFMDVFELLGGYESTFGLYYIDLNDPTLRRQPKLSSQWYSNFLNNRTMDPMVAMQIEKNALLHNAI, encoded by the exons ATGTGGAAGAAGGGATTTGTTGtggttgaattattattattaatgttggTATGTTCACCAGTTTTGTTAGTAGTTGATGGTTTGAGAAGAGATGAATACCCGCCTCACTTTGTGTTTGGTGCTTCAACATCTGCTTATCAG GTAGAAGGTGCAGCAGATGAAGATGGAAGGAAGCCAAGCATATGGGATACTTTTGCACATGCCGGCAATG CAAATATGTACAAGGGTGACGGAGACATTGCATGCGATCAATATCACAAATATAAG gaAGATGTCCAACTCATGGCCAAAATGGGATTAGATGCCTACAGATTCTCGATATCTTGGTCAAGACTTATTCCAG ATGGGAAAGGCCCGATCAATCAAAAGGGATTACAATATTACAACAATCTTATCAACGAACTGATAAGTCACG GAATTCAAGCACATGTTACATTATATCATTGGGACTTACCACAAACTCTTGAGGATGAATATGGAGGAtgggttaataaaaaaattgt AAGAGACTTCacagcatttgcaaatgtgtgctTTAGAGAGTTTGGAGACAGGGTCAAACATTGGACGACAATTAATGAAGGAAATGTTTTTTCACAAGGTGGCTATGATATAGGATTCTTACCACCTCAACATTGCTCTCCTTCTTCTATATTTAATTGCTCTAAGGGAAATTCTTCAACGGAGCCATATTTGGTAACACATAATATGTTGTTAGCTCATGCATCAGCTGCAACATTGTATAGGAGCAAGTACCAG GACAAGCAACATGGATTTATTGGGTTTAATCTCCTTGCTTTTGGTTTTGTTCCTTTAACAAATACTAGTGAAGATATAATTGCTGCTCAGAGGGCTCAAGACTTCTTTCTTGGGTG GTTTTTGAGTCCATTTATTTTTGGAGATTACCCTGAAACCATGAAAAAGAATGTTGGTTCAAGGCTTCCAATATTCACAAAAAGCGAATCAAATTTGGTGAAGGGCTCAATTGACTTCGTAGGAATAAATTTTTACTATTCATATTTTGTTAAGGACAATCCTAGAAGCCTATATATAAAGGATAGAGATTATACAGCAGATATGGCTGTAGAACTTACGG CttatacctcagaagaaacatcTAAGGATGAG GCTCAGATTATTCCATGGACTTTGGAAGGATTGCTTGACTCACTGAAGAATATTTATGGAGATTTTCCAATTTATATTCACGAAAATG GTCTACAAACACATAGAAATTCATCATTGGAGGACTGGCCAAGAATAAAGTATTTACAAGAATACATTGGTAGTATACTTGATATGCTAAG GAATGGACATGATATAAGAGGCTATTTTGTATGGTCTTTCATGGATGTGTTTGAATTATTGGGTGGATATGAATCAACTTTTGGGCTTTATTACATTGATTTGAATGACCCTACTTTGAGGAGACAACCTAAGCTCTCTTCTCAATGGTACTCTAATTTCCTCAACAACAGAACTATGGACCCAATGGTGGCCATGCAAATTGAGAAGAATGCCTTATTGCACAATGCTATTTAA
- the LOC112750428 gene encoding bifunctional monothiol glutaredoxin-S16, chloroplastic, which produces MASTNVSSIQLLSFIRLFSSISQNTPTLFFNSHPKPSLNLRAISPKPYHSSKRSRPWLPVVLAVKNLSDTDPVTVSPENGEIAGDLPSSAGVYAVYGKGGELQFIGLSRNIAASVSSHWKSVPELCGSVKFGVVDDPDRSTLTEAWKSWMEEHIKVSGKVPPGNESGNATWVRQQPKKKADLRLTPGRHMQLTVPLEELIDKLVKENKVVAFIKGSRSAPMCGFSQRVIGILENVGVDYESVDVLDENYNYGLRETLKQYSNWPTFPQIFVNGELVGGCDILTSMYEKGELATLFKK; this is translated from the exons ATGGCTTCTACAAACGTCTCTTCTATCCAACTCCTCTCTTTCATTCGCTTATTCTCTTCTATTTCCCAAAATACCCCTACTCTTTTCTTCAATTCCCACCCTAAGCCCTCTCTCAACCTCCGCGCTATTTCTCCCAAGCCCTACCACTCATCCAAGAGGTCTCGTCCATGGCTGCCGGTGGTCCTCGCCGTTAAGAACCTCAGCGACACGGACCCGGTCACGGTGTCTCCGGAGAACGGAGAAATTGCCGGAGATTTGCCATCTTCCGCCGGAGTTTACGCCGTTTACGGCAAGGGCGGTGAGCTTCAGTTCATCGGTTTGTCACGGAACATTGCGGCGAGCGTTTCTAGTCATTGGAAATCGGTGCCGGAGCTATGTGGCTCCGTCAAG TTTGGGGTTGTGGATGACCCTGATAGATCAACTTTAACTGAAGCATGGAAGTCTTGGATGGAAGAACACATAAAAGTCAGTGGAAAAGTTCCACCTGGTAACGAGTCAGGAAACGCCACTTGGGTCAGGCAGCAACCAAAGAAGAAGGCTGATCTTCGATTAACACCTGGTCGCCACATGCAATTAACTGTCCCACTCGAGGAGCTCATTGACAAGCTAGTAAAAGAGAACAAGGTAGTTGCTTTCATTAAAGGATCTAGAAGCGCACCAATGTGCGGATTCTCACAGAGGGTGATAGGCATTCTCGAGAATGTAGGAGTAGATTATGAGAGTGTAGATGTGCTGGATGAAAACTATAACTATGGATTGAGGGAGACACTGAAGCAGTACAGCAATTGGCCAACATTTCCTCAGATCTTTGTGAATGGTGAACTAGTTGGAGGGTGTGATATATTGACCTCTATGTATGAGAAAGGTGAACTTGCTACtttgttcaaaaaataa